Below is a genomic region from Gemmobacter sp. 24YEA27.
CTCCGTCATAGAGGTTCAGCATCGCGTTCAGCGCATGGTAGTCCAGCGCCGGCTTCACGCCATTGTCGAGCATTCCATCCCCCAGAATAGATCAAGCCCGCGCCGGACGCGGGCGATGTCGGTTTCCGTGCCGGCCAGCTCGAAGCTGTAGAGAACCGGCACACTGCATTTACTGGCGATAACCCGGCCCGCAAGAGCGTAGGTCTGGCCGAAATTTCGGTTGCCCCCGGCGATCACACCGCGCAGACCGGCGCGCCGGTCGGGGTCATTGAGA
It encodes:
- the nrdI gene encoding class Ib ribonucleoside-diphosphate reductase assembly flavoprotein NrdI — translated: MPGLVFFSSASGNTLRFVMRLEEISAGRYGTALRIPISPQDPMPDPGGDFVLICPTFADGEGRGAVPKQVIRFLNDPDRRAGLRGVIAGGNRNFGQTYALAGRVIASKCSVPVLYSFELAGTETDIARVRRGLDLFWGMECSTMA